One Longimicrobium sp. genomic region harbors:
- a CDS encoding class I SAM-dependent methyltransferase, giving the protein MEEIFSEIHRSNAWASPESVSGRGSILERTVVIRRELPGLLAGVGARSLLDAPCGDFNWMRHVDLGGVEYVGADVVPELIERNRHEFEGEGRRFVVLDIVRDELPRADVVLCRDCLIHLSFRDARAAIANFKGSGSGFLLATTHPKVAKNRDIESGSWRSVNLQLAPFSFPEPLRLIEEDAETGKCLGMWRLDAL; this is encoded by the coding sequence ATGGAGGAGATCTTTTCGGAGATCCACCGGAGCAACGCGTGGGCGAGCCCCGAGTCGGTGTCGGGGAGAGGGTCGATCCTGGAGCGGACGGTCGTCATCCGCAGAGAGCTTCCGGGGCTGCTCGCCGGTGTCGGCGCGCGGTCGCTGCTCGACGCGCCGTGCGGCGACTTCAACTGGATGCGGCACGTCGATCTGGGCGGGGTGGAGTACGTGGGGGCCGACGTGGTGCCGGAGCTGATCGAGCGGAACCGCCACGAGTTCGAAGGGGAGGGGAGGCGGTTCGTGGTGCTGGACATCGTGCGCGACGAGCTGCCGCGCGCGGACGTGGTGCTGTGCAGGGACTGCCTGATCCACCTCTCCTTCCGCGACGCACGCGCCGCCATCGCCAACTTCAAGGGGAGCGGGTCCGGCTTCCTGCTCGCGACGACGCATCCAAAGGTGGCGAAGAACAGGGACATCGAGTCGGGGAGCTGGCGGTCGGTGAACCTGCAGCTCGCCCCGTTCTCCTTTCCCGAGCCGCTCCGGCTGATCGAGGAGGACGCAGAGACGGGGAAGTGCCTGGGGATGTGGAGGCTGGACGCGCTGTAG